One window from the genome of Halostella litorea encodes:
- a CDS encoding DUF373 family protein has protein sequence MTTLVVCVDRTDDIGRKAGLRTPVSGWEAVHSLVTDVGLADPEDSSVNSLLEALRVTRDLRDDDQDAVVAVVSGGTENVVGADRSVARQLDALIEEHDPDSAVVVIDSAQDERLVPIVESRLRVDSVDRVVVRQARDIESTYYLLKQFLADEELRQTVLVPIGLALLVAPVLSAFAGPAIAVSSITAVIGLFLLYKGLGVDEYLTELAVRVRESLYSGRVSIVTYVVAVGLSLIGVFVGALGVSDLSGQESVLLQAMRFAHDSVPWLATAALAASTGRLLDVAIQEDSVRSSYLNIPFGVLAVGLVIRGFSAYFLERADLLPPFAVPRLELGVVSVEPFALSPGEHLAIFVVAGVLVSLIGVRVATYLGGTSIDEDELPGGGP, from the coding sequence GTGACCACGCTCGTGGTGTGTGTCGACCGCACGGACGACATCGGCCGGAAGGCCGGCCTCCGGACGCCGGTGTCGGGCTGGGAGGCCGTCCACTCCCTCGTCACCGACGTCGGCCTCGCGGACCCGGAGGACTCCAGCGTCAACTCGCTGCTGGAGGCCCTGCGGGTCACCCGCGACCTGCGTGACGACGACCAGGACGCCGTCGTCGCCGTCGTCTCGGGCGGGACCGAGAACGTCGTCGGCGCGGACCGGTCGGTCGCCCGCCAGCTCGACGCCCTCATCGAGGAGCACGACCCCGACTCGGCGGTCGTCGTCATCGACAGCGCACAGGACGAGCGGCTGGTCCCTATCGTCGAGAGCCGCCTCCGGGTCGACTCGGTCGACCGCGTGGTCGTCCGGCAGGCCCGCGACATCGAGTCGACGTACTACCTGCTGAAGCAGTTCCTCGCCGACGAGGAGCTCCGACAGACCGTCCTCGTGCCGATCGGCCTCGCCCTCCTCGTCGCGCCGGTGCTCTCGGCCTTCGCCGGGCCGGCGATCGCCGTCTCCTCCATCACCGCTGTCATCGGGCTGTTCCTGCTGTACAAGGGCCTCGGCGTCGACGAGTACCTCACCGAACTCGCGGTCCGCGTCCGGGAGTCGCTGTACTCCGGCCGGGTGTCGATCGTCACCTACGTCGTCGCCGTCGGGCTGTCGCTCATCGGCGTGTTCGTCGGCGCGCTCGGCGTCTCCGATCTCTCCGGCCAGGAGAGCGTCCTCCTGCAGGCGATGCGGTTCGCCCACGACAGCGTCCCGTGGCTGGCGACCGCCGCCCTGGCCGCGAGCACCGGCCGCCTGCTCGACGTGGCGATACAGGAGGACAGCGTCCGCAGTTCCTACCTGAACATCCCCTTCGGGGTCCTCGCCGTCGGCCTCGTGATCCGGGGGTTCTCCGCGTACTTCCTCGAACGCGCCGACCTGCTGCCGCCGTTTGCCGTCCCCCGGCTCGAACTCGGGGTGGTGTCGGTCGAGCCGTTCGCGCTCTCGCCGGGCGAGCACCTTGCCATCTTCGTCGTTGCGGGCGTGCTCGTCAGCCTGATCGGCGTCCGGGTCGCCACCTACCTCGGCGGGACGAGCATCGACGAGGACGAACTGCCCGGCGGCGGGCCGTAG
- a CDS encoding diphthine--ammonia ligase: MNDSGAWVSLFSGGKDSSWALYRALERDLPVERLVTVHPGEDSYMYHVPATDLAALAAESVGIELVDVDPGDLDAAAAADAGAQGDAELEPLEAALVALDDELDGGVAGVTAGAVESEFQTSRIEAMCERLGVELFAPLWQRDPETLAEAMIDAGFDIRIVQVAAYGLDESWLGRTLDREALADLRELHDEYGVHVLGEGGEFETLVTDGPHMDRPIELDYETEWEGSRGTLRITDARLG; the protein is encoded by the coding sequence ATGAACGACAGCGGAGCCTGGGTGAGCCTCTTCTCCGGCGGCAAGGACTCCTCGTGGGCGCTGTACCGGGCGCTCGAACGCGACCTGCCGGTCGAGCGGCTCGTCACCGTCCACCCGGGCGAGGACTCGTACATGTACCACGTCCCCGCGACCGACCTGGCGGCGCTGGCCGCGGAGAGCGTCGGGATCGAACTCGTCGACGTCGACCCGGGCGACCTCGACGCGGCGGCCGCGGCCGACGCCGGCGCGCAGGGCGACGCCGAACTCGAACCGCTGGAGGCCGCGCTGGTTGCGCTCGACGACGAACTCGACGGCGGGGTCGCGGGCGTCACCGCCGGGGCCGTCGAGAGCGAGTTCCAGACCAGCCGGATCGAGGCGATGTGCGAGCGCCTCGGCGTCGAACTGTTCGCCCCGCTGTGGCAGCGCGACCCCGAGACGCTCGCCGAGGCGATGATCGACGCCGGCTTCGATATCCGGATCGTGCAGGTCGCCGCGTACGGGCTGGACGAGTCGTGGCTCGGCCGGACGCTCGACCGCGAGGCGCTTGCCGATTTGCGCGAACTACACGACGAGTACGGCGTCCACGTGCTCGGCGAGGGCGGCGAGTTCGAGACGCTGGTGACCGACGGCCCGCACATGGACCGCCCGATCGAACTGGACTACGAGACGGAGTGGGAGGGGTCGCGGGGGACGCTGCGGATCACGGACGCGCGGCTGGGGTAG
- a CDS encoding sugar phosphate nucleotidyltransferase, whose translation MDAVVLAGGYATRLWPITKNRPKMFLPIGDATVIDQIFAELEGDDRIDDVYVSTNERFADDFREHLADSGFEKPTLSIEDTEEEDEKFGVVGALAQLVDREGVDDDLLVIAGDNLISFDVAEFVDFFQEKGEPTLAAYDVGSKERAKSYGLVELEGDRVVDFQEKPEDPNSTLVSIACYAFTADTLGALEEYLESGNNPDEPGWFVQWLQDRQPVYAFAFDEAWFDIGTPESYLDAVAWHLNGDNRIAPDATIEDSTVGENVHVMSGAEIVDSHVDSSIIFSDATLHGTDVRNSIIDRDTDLHNLDLAGALIGAHTEIRNGE comes from the coding sequence ATGGACGCAGTCGTGCTTGCGGGAGGCTACGCCACTCGACTCTGGCCGATCACGAAGAATCGGCCCAAGATGTTCCTGCCGATCGGCGACGCGACGGTCATCGACCAGATATTCGCCGAACTGGAGGGCGACGACCGGATCGACGACGTGTACGTCAGCACGAACGAGCGGTTCGCCGACGACTTCCGCGAGCACCTCGCCGACAGCGGGTTCGAGAAGCCGACGCTCTCGATCGAGGACACCGAGGAGGAGGACGAGAAGTTCGGCGTCGTCGGCGCGCTCGCCCAGCTGGTCGACCGCGAGGGCGTCGACGACGACCTGCTGGTCATCGCGGGCGACAACCTGATCAGCTTCGACGTCGCCGAGTTCGTCGACTTCTTCCAGGAGAAGGGGGAGCCGACGCTGGCCGCCTACGACGTGGGGTCGAAGGAGCGCGCGAAGTCGTACGGGCTGGTCGAACTGGAGGGCGACCGCGTCGTCGACTTCCAGGAGAAGCCGGAGGACCCGAACAGCACGCTCGTCTCCATCGCCTGCTACGCCTTCACCGCCGACACGCTCGGTGCACTGGAGGAGTATCTGGAGAGCGGGAACAACCCCGACGAGCCGGGCTGGTTCGTCCAGTGGCTGCAGGACCGCCAGCCGGTGTACGCCTTCGCCTTCGACGAGGCGTGGTTCGACATCGGCACCCCCGAGAGCTACCTCGACGCCGTCGCCTGGCACCTGAACGGCGACAACCGGATCGCCCCGGACGCGACCATCGAGGACAGCACGGTCGGGGAGAACGTCCACGTCATGTCCGGCGCCGAAATCGTCGACTCGCACGTCGACTCCTCGATCATCTTCTCCGACGCGACGTTACACGGCACCGACGTGCGCAACTCGATCATCGACCGCGACACCGACCTCCACAACCTCGACCTGGCCGGCGCGCTCATCGGCGCACACACCGAGATCCGGAACGGCGAGTAA
- a CDS encoding TRAM domain-containing protein, which yields MEISDELLCLFSADVSVQDDKYVVEVPRREVETGAVEAGGTYRVALISSEDASESEESSSGAPPEPQPPVEVGETRYVEIEDIGKQGDGIARVERGYVIIVPGAEVGERVKIEVTEVKSNFAVGEIIEETF from the coding sequence TTGGAAATATCTGATGAACTCCTGTGTCTGTTCAGTGCCGACGTGTCCGTTCAGGACGACAAGTACGTCGTGGAGGTACCGCGCCGGGAGGTCGAAACCGGCGCGGTCGAGGCCGGCGGGACGTATCGCGTCGCGCTCATCTCCAGCGAGGACGCCTCCGAGTCCGAGGAGTCGTCCTCCGGCGCGCCCCCCGAGCCCCAGCCGCCGGTCGAGGTCGGCGAGACCCGCTACGTCGAGATCGAGGACATCGGCAAGCAGGGTGACGGCATCGCCCGCGTCGAGCGCGGCTACGTGATCATCGTCCCCGGCGCGGAGGTCGGCGAGCGCGTGAAGATCGAGGTGACGGAGGTCAAGTCGAACTTCGCGGTCGGCGAGATCATCGAGGAGACCTTCTGA
- a CDS encoding YkgJ family cysteine cluster protein, with protein sequence MESLEAELERARDLDVAALADAVESIGFECTRCGACCKADDEDPHTATVFPDEVRDLQDGERDWRDVARPMPYGLTDGPDGPEGETFEWALQTDGCGDCAFYAEDDDGTGACTVHEDRPLICRTYPFSVALAGTSQPMGEAVDSVPVDGQRPDGDAGDGSGLLRAHECEGLGRDISREDAEDLAVALKERAVRELEEAIAVRDTYEPVEAGPGEVVVHDSEGAKSADGTPRDR encoded by the coding sequence ATGGAGAGCCTCGAAGCCGAACTGGAGCGCGCCCGCGACCTCGACGTGGCGGCGCTGGCCGACGCCGTCGAGTCCATCGGCTTCGAGTGCACGCGCTGCGGGGCCTGCTGCAAGGCCGACGACGAGGACCCACACACCGCGACCGTGTTCCCCGACGAGGTGCGGGACCTGCAGGACGGGGAACGCGACTGGCGCGACGTCGCCCGGCCGATGCCGTACGGGCTGACCGACGGCCCGGACGGCCCCGAGGGCGAGACGTTCGAGTGGGCGCTCCAGACGGACGGCTGTGGCGACTGCGCGTTCTACGCCGAGGACGACGACGGAACCGGGGCCTGCACGGTCCACGAGGACCGCCCGCTGATCTGCCGGACGTACCCGTTCAGCGTCGCGCTGGCCGGCACCAGCCAGCCCATGGGCGAGGCGGTCGACAGCGTCCCCGTGGACGGGCAACGACCGGACGGCGACGCCGGCGACGGGTCGGGGCTGCTCCGCGCTCACGAGTGCGAGGGGCTCGGCCGGGACATCTCCCGCGAGGACGCCGAGGACCTGGCCGTGGCCCTCAAGGAACGCGCGGTCCGGGAACTCGAGGAGGCGATCGCCGTCCGGGATACGTACGAACCGGTCGAGGCGGGCCCGGGTGAAGTCGTCGTCCACGACTCCGAGGGCGCGAAGTCCGCCGACGGCACGCCGCGGGACCGCTGA
- a CDS encoding MBL fold metallo-hydrolase, protein MDAIDRVAVPAAGAPGGTTNAYLVGRDAALLVDPAARTDDLDAAIEARDVAHVAVTHAHPDHIGGVAEYAARCDATVWCRAGRAERFERATGVAPDETFREGTVIPAAGGVTVLDTPGHAPDHVAFVAGDDVLAGDLAVAEGSVAVAAPEGDLRGYLTALRRLYARDPARLLPGHGPVIDAVRETLARLLAHRTDRERKVRRAVADGARTVDEVVDAAYAKDLTGVRDLAAGTVRAHLEKLAVEGVVAWDGERATPR, encoded by the coding sequence ATGGACGCTATCGACCGCGTCGCCGTTCCGGCGGCCGGCGCGCCCGGCGGGACGACGAACGCCTACCTCGTCGGCCGCGACGCCGCCCTGCTGGTCGACCCCGCCGCGCGGACCGACGACCTCGACGCCGCCATCGAGGCGCGCGACGTCGCCCACGTCGCGGTCACGCACGCACACCCCGACCACATCGGCGGCGTCGCCGAGTACGCCGCCCGCTGCGACGCGACGGTCTGGTGCCGCGCCGGCCGCGCCGAGCGGTTCGAGCGGGCAACCGGCGTCGCCCCCGATGAGACGTTCCGCGAGGGGACCGTGATCCCGGCGGCCGGCGGCGTCACCGTCCTCGACACGCCCGGCCACGCGCCCGACCACGTCGCCTTCGTCGCCGGCGACGACGTGCTGGCCGGGGACCTCGCCGTCGCCGAGGGGAGCGTCGCGGTGGCCGCGCCGGAGGGCGACCTCCGGGGCTACCTCACCGCGCTCCGCCGGCTGTACGCCCGTGACCCCGCCCGACTGCTCCCCGGTCACGGCCCCGTGATCGACGCGGTCCGCGAGACCCTGGCGCGACTCCTCGCCCACCGCACGGACCGCGAGCGGAAGGTGCGCCGGGCCGTCGCGGACGGCGCGCGGACCGTCGACGAGGTGGTCGACGCCGCCTACGCGAAGGACCTGACCGGCGTCCGCGACCTGGCGGCCGGCACCGTCCGCGCCCACCTGGAGAAACTCGCCGTCGAGGGCGTGGTCGCGTGGGACGGCGAGCGGGCGACGCCGCGGTGA
- a CDS encoding winged helix-turn-helix domain-containing protein: MSTSATDDRSKDTEETPLSDTEFRDRLRELPPSAKLVAKVLESDAPLSQGQLAEESLLPDRTVRYALNRLEDDDLVNSRYSFQDARKQVYFLNN; the protein is encoded by the coding sequence ATGAGCACCAGCGCGACGGACGACCGCTCGAAGGATACCGAGGAGACACCGCTGTCGGACACGGAGTTTCGCGACCGCCTCCGCGAGCTCCCGCCGAGTGCCAAACTCGTGGCGAAAGTCCTGGAATCGGACGCGCCGCTCTCGCAGGGCCAGCTCGCGGAGGAGTCGCTGCTGCCCGACCGGACCGTCCGCTACGCGCTGAACCGCCTGGAGGACGACGACCTCGTCAACTCCCGGTACTCCTTCCAGGACGCGCGGAAGCAGGTGTACTTCCTGAACAACTGA
- a CDS encoding PPOX class F420-dependent oxidoreductase, giving the protein MVEIPASHRDLFEKETFAHFVTQEDDATPHVTPVWVDYDADAGELLVNTARGRRKERNVRDNGTVALSMLDPDDPYRYLSVTGTVEEVTTEGAVEHIDRLAERYMGVDEYPNHGEESGERVIIRIRPDEVRTGGE; this is encoded by the coding sequence GTGGTCGAAATACCAGCCTCCCACCGCGACCTGTTCGAGAAGGAGACGTTCGCACACTTCGTGACACAGGAGGACGACGCGACCCCACACGTGACGCCGGTGTGGGTCGACTACGACGCCGACGCGGGCGAACTCCTGGTCAACACCGCCCGCGGGCGGCGGAAGGAGCGAAACGTCCGGGACAACGGGACCGTCGCGCTGTCGATGCTGGACCCCGACGACCCGTACCGCTACCTCTCGGTCACGGGGACCGTCGAGGAGGTCACCACGGAGGGAGCGGTCGAACACATCGACCGGCTCGCCGAACGGTACATGGGCGTCGACGAGTACCCCAACCACGGCGAGGAGTCCGGCGAGCGCGTCATCATCCGGATCCGGCCCGACGAGGTCCGCACCGGCGGCGAGTAG
- a CDS encoding class I SAM-dependent methyltransferase, translating into MKGQEWYQESDVAEEYDEKRFSRGGRLIDRREKEAVLDAVGPVDDKRVLEIACGTGRFTVMLAERGADVVGLDISGPMLQQGREKARSAGVDDTLEFMRGDAARLPFPDDHFDTVFAMRFFHLADTPAAFLSEMRRVSKDQVFFDTFNRFSTRSIYNWLLPMGSRLYSRSEVESLLAKADLRLVGDEHDFVLPYGFYRKIPNSLASTVRGIDTGIGRSPVGDSLASVSYWNASVE; encoded by the coding sequence GTGAAGGGACAGGAGTGGTATCAGGAGTCCGACGTCGCCGAGGAGTACGACGAGAAGCGGTTCTCCCGCGGGGGGCGACTCATCGACCGCCGCGAGAAGGAGGCGGTCCTCGACGCCGTCGGCCCCGTCGACGACAAGCGCGTCCTCGAGATAGCCTGTGGCACCGGCCGGTTCACGGTCATGCTCGCGGAGCGCGGGGCCGACGTGGTCGGACTCGACATCTCGGGGCCGATGCTCCAGCAGGGGCGGGAGAAGGCCCGCTCGGCCGGCGTCGACGACACGCTGGAGTTCATGCGCGGCGACGCCGCGCGCCTGCCGTTCCCCGACGACCACTTCGACACCGTGTTCGCCATGCGGTTTTTCCACCTCGCGGACACCCCCGCGGCGTTCCTGAGCGAGATGCGCCGCGTCTCGAAGGACCAGGTGTTTTTCGACACGTTCAACCGCTTTAGCACCCGGAGCATCTACAACTGGCTCCTCCCGATGGGGTCGCGGCTCTACTCCCGCTCGGAGGTCGAGTCGCTGCTGGCGAAAGCCGACCTCCGACTCGTCGGCGACGAGCACGACTTCGTCCTCCCGTACGGCTTCTACCGCAAGATCCCTAACAGCCTCGCCAGCACCGTCCGCGGCATCGACACCGGGATCGGCCGCTCGCCCGTCGGCGACAGCCTCGCCTCCGTCTCCTACTGGAACGCGTCGGTCGAGTGA
- a CDS encoding glycosyltransferase family 2 protein translates to MELSVVVPTLNGRERLERCLDALADHAPDAEVVVVNGPSSDGTTGMVRERDDVDLLLEISDRNVNVARNAGIEASTGEAVAVLGYRLAVEPSWYDAVESTLSDGADAVTGPTHRTLRAGMTTEDEETRTYAGRSVTFFNGNNVAFARDAVEAIDGFDEYLERGGARDASHRLAGADRTVAWTPEMSVRGEYGTDGGRTEHDWGWRHRSLAYQLCKNYGVHHCVPRRMAGLAVSDAVAVAKDVVRGDVEPSAWLGNGRSVLRGIVAGSKDGFAARSRDGDGNPNGLADRHDRVVERYDWR, encoded by the coding sequence ATGGAGCTCTCGGTAGTCGTTCCGACGCTCAACGGCCGAGAGCGACTGGAACGGTGTCTCGACGCGCTCGCCGACCACGCCCCCGACGCCGAGGTGGTCGTGGTCAACGGCCCGTCGTCGGACGGGACGACGGGGATGGTCCGCGAGCGCGACGACGTGGACCTCCTGCTCGAGATATCGGACCGCAACGTCAACGTCGCCCGGAACGCCGGCATCGAGGCGTCGACGGGCGAGGCCGTCGCCGTGCTCGGCTACCGGCTCGCGGTCGAGCCGTCGTGGTACGACGCCGTCGAGTCGACGCTTTCCGACGGGGCCGACGCGGTCACCGGCCCGACCCACCGCACGCTCCGCGCGGGGATGACCACCGAGGACGAGGAGACCCGGACGTACGCCGGCCGGTCGGTCACCTTCTTCAACGGGAACAACGTCGCGTTCGCCCGCGACGCCGTCGAGGCGATCGACGGCTTCGACGAGTACCTCGAACGCGGCGGCGCGCGGGACGCCTCCCACCGCCTCGCCGGCGCGGACCGGACCGTCGCCTGGACGCCGGAGATGAGCGTCCGCGGCGAGTACGGCACCGACGGCGGCCGCACGGAGCACGACTGGGGGTGGCGACACCGCTCGCTGGCCTACCAGCTTTGCAAGAACTACGGCGTCCACCACTGCGTCCCCCGGCGGATGGCCGGCCTCGCAGTTTCCGACGCCGTCGCGGTCGCCAAGGACGTGGTCCGGGGCGACGTGGAGCCGTCGGCGTGGCTCGGCAACGGCCGGAGCGTCCTGCGCGGCATCGTCGCCGGCAGCAAGGACGGCTTCGCCGCCCGGTCGCGCGACGGCGACGGCAACCCCAACGGGCTGGCCGACCGCCACGACCGCGTCGTCGAGCGGTACGACTGGCGCTAA
- a CDS encoding aminopeptidase, translating into MDDRVREHAEVLVDWSARIEDGDNVVVSVGPAAHDLAVAVAEKLGERGANLLATYSSGEVRRAYLNAHDGEFDADPAHQLAMYENADAVLSLGGGRNRAAMADVPSERRGASREAMKGVGEARLDTDWVSTLHPTRSLAQQAGMSYEAYQDFVYDAVLRDWESLADEMARMKEVLDAGSEVRLVKDGTDLTMSIEGRTAVNSAASVAYDSHNLPSGEVFTAPYATEGEVLFDVPMTLRGTAVRDVRLTFEDGEVVDYEAAQGESVVGDIVETDEGSRRLGELGIGMNRGIDRVTDNILFDEKMGETVHLALGRAYDSNLPEGESGNDSAVHVDMITDTSEDARLEVDGEVIQRNGRFRWEDGFEE; encoded by the coding sequence ATGGACGACAGGGTTCGCGAGCACGCCGAGGTGCTCGTTGACTGGAGCGCGCGGATAGAGGACGGCGACAACGTAGTCGTCTCCGTCGGCCCGGCGGCCCACGACCTGGCGGTCGCCGTCGCGGAGAAACTCGGGGAGCGCGGCGCGAACCTCCTCGCGACGTACTCCTCCGGCGAGGTGCGCCGGGCGTATCTCAACGCACACGACGGCGAGTTCGACGCGGACCCGGCCCACCAGTTGGCGATGTACGAGAACGCCGACGCGGTCCTCTCCCTGGGCGGCGGCCGGAACCGGGCCGCGATGGCCGACGTGCCGAGCGAGCGCCGCGGAGCGTCCCGGGAAGCGATGAAGGGAGTCGGCGAGGCCCGGCTGGACACCGACTGGGTGTCGACGCTGCATCCAACGCGCTCGCTGGCCCAGCAGGCCGGGATGTCCTACGAGGCGTATCAGGACTTCGTGTACGACGCCGTCCTGCGTGACTGGGAGTCGCTCGCCGACGAGATGGCCAGGATGAAGGAGGTGCTGGACGCGGGGAGCGAGGTCCGCCTCGTGAAGGATGGCACCGACCTGACGATGTCGATCGAGGGGCGTACGGCGGTCAACAGCGCCGCCTCGGTCGCCTACGACTCCCACAACCTGCCGAGCGGCGAAGTGTTCACCGCGCCGTACGCGACGGAGGGCGAGGTGCTGTTCGACGTGCCGATGACGCTGCGGGGCACTGCCGTCCGCGACGTGCGCCTCACCTTCGAGGACGGCGAGGTAGTCGACTACGAGGCCGCGCAGGGCGAGAGCGTGGTCGGCGACATCGTCGAAACCGACGAGGGGTCGCGCCGCCTCGGCGAACTCGGGATCGGCATGAACCGCGGCATCGACCGCGTCACCGACAACATCCTGTTCGACGAGAAGATGGGCGAGACGGTCCACCTGGCGCTGGGCCGCGCCTACGACAGCAACCTGCCCGAGGGCGAATCCGGCAACGACAGCGCCGTTCACGTCGACATGATCACGGACACGAGCGAGGACGCCCGCCTTGAGGTCGACGGCGAAGTGATCCAGCGGAACGGCCGGTTCCGGTGGGAGGACGGGTTCGAAGAGTAG
- a CDS encoding long-chain-fatty-acid--CoA ligase yields the protein MTNLVRNVGEVAAERPESTAVHFDGTDVSYGGLWHRTGQFAAALAERGIEPDDRVAVYLPNLPQFVTAFHGTLRAGGVVVPMNPQYKSREIGHLLGDSGAEVVVALADLAPFVEEVRDDTAVEHLVTVGGEADAGTPFEAFLADEPADVVERDDDDVAVQPYTSGTTGQPKGVQLTHRNLDSNANVAADLVPGGIKPDDRQLGVLPLFHIYGMTVVMNATLFRGGAYYPLPKWDAQQAVGLIQKAELTMMHGVPAMYNDVINQPDAEEFDLSSLRLCGVGGAGIPAEVLRRFEELYEATIYEGYGLTETSPVTHFNSPEAGRRVGSIGKTLEGVDARIVDDDFETVPPVEEGPVDEDEVDLDEITGELVVSGPNVMKGYAGLPAANEEAFTEADGQRWFHTGDVGYYDKDGFYFVVDREKHVIVSGGYNVYPREVEELLFEHEAVAEAAVVGIPDERRGETVKAFVVTTPDADVTADEIRQYCLDNLAEYKHPREVEFVDELPRTTTGKVQKFELVGDDE from the coding sequence ATGACAAACCTAGTACGGAACGTCGGCGAGGTGGCCGCCGAGCGGCCCGAGTCGACAGCGGTACACTTCGACGGAACCGACGTCAGCTACGGCGGGCTCTGGCACCGAACCGGGCAGTTCGCGGCGGCGCTGGCCGAGAGGGGCATCGAGCCGGACGACCGCGTCGCCGTGTACCTGCCGAACCTGCCGCAGTTCGTCACGGCGTTCCACGGCACGCTCCGGGCCGGCGGCGTCGTGGTGCCGATGAACCCGCAGTACAAGTCCCGGGAGATCGGCCACCTGCTCGGCGACAGCGGGGCCGAAGTCGTCGTGGCGCTGGCGGACCTCGCGCCGTTCGTCGAGGAGGTGCGCGACGACACCGCCGTCGAACACCTCGTTACGGTCGGCGGCGAGGCCGACGCGGGGACGCCGTTCGAGGCGTTCCTCGCCGACGAGCCGGCGGACGTGGTCGAGCGCGATGACGACGACGTCGCGGTCCAGCCGTACACGAGCGGTACGACGGGCCAGCCGAAGGGGGTCCAGCTCACCCACCGGAACCTCGACTCGAACGCGAACGTGGCGGCGGACCTGGTGCCGGGCGGGATCAAGCCCGACGACAGACAGCTCGGCGTCCTCCCGCTGTTCCACATCTACGGAATGACCGTCGTGATGAACGCGACGCTGTTCCGCGGCGGCGCGTACTACCCGCTCCCGAAGTGGGACGCCCAGCAGGCGGTCGGCCTGATCCAGAAGGCGGAGCTCACGATGATGCACGGCGTCCCGGCGATGTACAACGACGTCATCAACCAGCCCGACGCCGAGGAGTTCGACCTCTCCTCGCTGCGCCTCTGTGGCGTCGGCGGGGCCGGCATCCCGGCGGAGGTGCTCCGGCGGTTCGAGGAACTGTACGAGGCGACCATCTACGAGGGGTACGGCCTCACCGAAACCAGCCCCGTCACCCACTTCAACAGCCCCGAGGCCGGCCGCCGCGTCGGCAGCATCGGGAAGACGCTGGAGGGCGTCGACGCCCGCATCGTCGACGACGACTTCGAGACGGTCCCGCCCGTCGAGGAGGGACCGGTCGACGAGGACGAGGTGGACTTGGACGAGATCACCGGCGAACTCGTCGTCAGCGGCCCCAACGTGATGAAGGGGTACGCCGGCCTGCCGGCGGCCAACGAGGAGGCCTTCACCGAGGCCGACGGGCAGCGCTGGTTCCACACCGGCGACGTGGGCTACTACGACAAGGACGGCTTCTACTTCGTCGTCGACCGGGAGAAACACGTCATCGTCAGCGGCGGCTACAACGTCTATCCGCGCGAGGTCGAGGAGTTGCTGTTCGAACACGAGGCGGTCGCCGAGGCCGCGGTCGTCGGCATCCCCGACGAGCGCCGCGGCGAGACGGTGAAGGCGTTCGTGGTGACCACCCCGGACGCCGACGTGACCGCCGACGAGATACGGCAGTACTGCCTCGACAACCTCGCGGAGTACAAACACCCCCGCGAGGTCGAGTTCGTCGACGAACTGCCCCGGACGACCACGGGGAAGGTCCAGAAGTTCGAACTCGTGGGTGACGACGAGTGA
- a CDS encoding enoyl-CoA hydratase/isomerase family protein produces the protein MSEAVTVGYDDGVATVTIDQPGTRNALTEDVARGLIDAVDDVEGSDARCLVVEGAGDTFSAGGDVNMMIEGLAGDVTTAEKVRIVIELTGRAVARVAECPLPTVAKIDGAAFGAGANLAIACDLQVASESSSVSFGFRNVGLAVDSGTSYLLPRLVGENVAKELVFTGERLPAAEAADLGVLNRVYPDDEFDERTAELVDRIASGPTVALRASKRLLNRGSGRSLREAVECEADAQAAVFESADHREGAEAFMEGRDPSFEGR, from the coding sequence ATGAGCGAGGCGGTCACGGTCGGCTACGACGACGGGGTCGCCACGGTGACGATCGACCAGCCGGGCACCCGCAACGCGCTGACCGAGGACGTCGCCCGCGGCCTGATCGACGCCGTCGACGACGTCGAGGGGAGCGACGCCCGCTGTCTCGTCGTCGAGGGCGCTGGCGACACGTTCTCCGCCGGCGGCGACGTGAACATGATGATCGAGGGGCTGGCCGGCGACGTGACGACGGCCGAGAAGGTGCGGATCGTCATCGAGTTGACGGGGCGGGCGGTCGCCCGCGTCGCGGAGTGCCCGCTCCCGACCGTGGCGAAGATAGACGGCGCGGCCTTCGGCGCGGGCGCGAACCTCGCCATCGCCTGCGACCTGCAGGTCGCCAGCGAGTCGTCGTCGGTGAGCTTCGGCTTCCGGAACGTCGGCCTCGCGGTCGACTCCGGCACCTCCTACCTCCTGCCGCGGCTCGTCGGCGAGAACGTCGCCAAGGAACTGGTGTTCACCGGCGAGCGCCTCCCCGCGGCGGAGGCGGCGGATCTGGGCGTGCTCAACCGCGTCTACCCGGACGACGAGTTCGACGAGCGGACCGCCGAACTGGTCGACCGGATCGCCTCGGGGCCGACCGTCGCCCTGCGGGCGTCGAAGCGCCTGCTGAACCGCGGCTCCGGGCGGTCGCTCCGCGAGGCCGTGGAGTGCGAGGCCGACGCGCAGGCGGCGGTGTTCGAGTCCGCGGACCACCGCGAGGGCGCGGAGGCGTTCATGGAGGGCCGCGACCCGTCGTTCGAGGGGCGGTAG